Proteins encoded together in one Macadamia integrifolia cultivar HAES 741 chromosome 8, SCU_Mint_v3, whole genome shotgun sequence window:
- the LOC122085754 gene encoding thioredoxin-like 3-2, chloroplastic isoform X1 yields the protein MSATIRVSPSIQSLQRREPFDVTSPLVRFRNRFSSSSYIRIANSSILPKKFNVICGRITSLGASSVEGLTQNLDSPISIELQPIVTEAQFDQIISETQQPHDAVIILWMAKWCRKCIYLKPKLEKLATEYQPRIQFYCVDVNKVPHRLVSRAGVTKMPTIQLWKDAKKLAEVIGGHKAYLVVNEIREMIEDECSL from the exons ATGTCAGCTACTATTCGGGTTTCACCAAGCATTCAATCTCTGCAACGAAGAGAACCATTTGATGTCACTTCTCCGCTTGTGCGATTTCGTAATcgtttttcatcttcttcttacaTTAGAATTGCAAACTCTTCGATTCTTCCGAAGAAATTCAATGTGATTTGCGGCAGGATTACTTCACTCGGCGCTTCCAGCGTAGAAGGTCTTACTCAGAATCTCGATTCCCCCATTTCAATTGAACTCCAACCCATTGTAACCGAAGCACAGTTCGATCAGATCATTTCAGAGACTCAGCAGCCACACGATGCAGTCATTATTCTCTG GATGGCAAAATGGTGCAGGAAGTGCATATACTTGAAACCGAAATTGGAAAAATTGGCCACAGAATACCAGCCGAG AATCCAGTTCTACTGTGTTGATGTCAATAAGGTCccacacaggcttgtttctcgTGCAGGAGTCACT AAAATGCCAACCATACAG TTATGGAAAGATGCCAAGAAACTAGCTGAGGTGATTGGAGGCCACAAAGCATATTTGGTGGTTAATGAGATTCGTGAGATGATCGAAGATGAATGTTCTCTGTAA
- the LOC122085754 gene encoding thioredoxin-like 3-2, chloroplastic isoform X2, giving the protein MSATIRVSPSIQSLQRREPFDVTSPLVRFRNRFSSSSYIRIANSSILPKKFNVICGRITSLGASSVEGLTQNLDSPISIELQPIVTEAQFDQIISETQQPHDAVIILWKCIYLKPKLEKLATEYQPRIQFYCVDVNKVPHRLVSRAGVTKMPTIQLWKDAKKLAEVIGGHKAYLVVNEIREMIEDECSL; this is encoded by the exons ATGTCAGCTACTATTCGGGTTTCACCAAGCATTCAATCTCTGCAACGAAGAGAACCATTTGATGTCACTTCTCCGCTTGTGCGATTTCGTAATcgtttttcatcttcttcttacaTTAGAATTGCAAACTCTTCGATTCTTCCGAAGAAATTCAATGTGATTTGCGGCAGGATTACTTCACTCGGCGCTTCCAGCGTAGAAGGTCTTACTCAGAATCTCGATTCCCCCATTTCAATTGAACTCCAACCCATTGTAACCGAAGCACAGTTCGATCAGATCATTTCAGAGACTCAGCAGCCACACGATGCAGTCATTATTCTCTG GAAGTGCATATACTTGAAACCGAAATTGGAAAAATTGGCCACAGAATACCAGCCGAG AATCCAGTTCTACTGTGTTGATGTCAATAAGGTCccacacaggcttgtttctcgTGCAGGAGTCACT AAAATGCCAACCATACAG TTATGGAAAGATGCCAAGAAACTAGCTGAGGTGATTGGAGGCCACAAAGCATATTTGGTGGTTAATGAGATTCGTGAGATGATCGAAGATGAATGTTCTCTGTAA
- the LOC122085754 gene encoding thioredoxin-like 3-2, chloroplastic isoform X4 — protein sequence MSATIRVSPSIQSLQRREPFDVTSPLVRFRNRFSSSSYIRIANSSILPKKFNVICGRITSLGASSVEGLTQNLDSPISIELQPIVTEAQFDQIISETQQPHDAVIILWMAKWCRKCIYLKPKLEKLATEYQPRIQFYCVDVNKVPHRLVSRAGVTV from the exons ATGTCAGCTACTATTCGGGTTTCACCAAGCATTCAATCTCTGCAACGAAGAGAACCATTTGATGTCACTTCTCCGCTTGTGCGATTTCGTAATcgtttttcatcttcttcttacaTTAGAATTGCAAACTCTTCGATTCTTCCGAAGAAATTCAATGTGATTTGCGGCAGGATTACTTCACTCGGCGCTTCCAGCGTAGAAGGTCTTACTCAGAATCTCGATTCCCCCATTTCAATTGAACTCCAACCCATTGTAACCGAAGCACAGTTCGATCAGATCATTTCAGAGACTCAGCAGCCACACGATGCAGTCATTATTCTCTG GATGGCAAAATGGTGCAGGAAGTGCATATACTTGAAACCGAAATTGGAAAAATTGGCCACAGAATACCAGCCGAG AATCCAGTTCTACTGTGTTGATGTCAATAAGGTCccacacaggcttgtttctcgTGCAGGAGTCACT GTATAA
- the LOC122085754 gene encoding thioredoxin-like 3-2, chloroplastic isoform X3, translated as MSATIRVSPSIQSLQRREPFDVTSPLVRFRNRFSSSSYIRIANSSILPKKFNVICGRITSLGASSVEGLTQNLDSPISIELQPIVTEAQFDQIISETQQPHDAVIILWMAKWCRKCIYLKPKLEKLATEYQPRIQFYCVDVNKVPHRLVSRAGVTTL; from the exons ATGTCAGCTACTATTCGGGTTTCACCAAGCATTCAATCTCTGCAACGAAGAGAACCATTTGATGTCACTTCTCCGCTTGTGCGATTTCGTAATcgtttttcatcttcttcttacaTTAGAATTGCAAACTCTTCGATTCTTCCGAAGAAATTCAATGTGATTTGCGGCAGGATTACTTCACTCGGCGCTTCCAGCGTAGAAGGTCTTACTCAGAATCTCGATTCCCCCATTTCAATTGAACTCCAACCCATTGTAACCGAAGCACAGTTCGATCAGATCATTTCAGAGACTCAGCAGCCACACGATGCAGTCATTATTCTCTG GATGGCAAAATGGTGCAGGAAGTGCATATACTTGAAACCGAAATTGGAAAAATTGGCCACAGAATACCAGCCGAG AATCCAGTTCTACTGTGTTGATGTCAATAAGGTCccacacaggcttgtttctcgTGCAGGAGTCACT ACTCTTTAA